GCTCTCGCGGAGCAATTCCCGATCTCACTCAACGGCGTGTCCAAGCACGTGAAGGTCCTCGAGCGCGCGGGGCTCGTGGATCGCCGCGTCGACGGCCGCGAGCACTGGCTCACGCTCAACCCCGCTCCGCTCGGCAACGCCACCCGCTGGCTCGACCGCTATCGCACCTTCTGGCAGAACCGTCTCGCGGCACTCGAGGACCTGCTCGTCGGCGAGAGTCGCAAGCCACGAAAGCGCGCTCGACGTAAATGACCCAACCGCCCGAGCCCCTCGTCGTTCGACGCACGATCCCAATTCCGCGCGACCGTGTTTTCGACGCCTGGCTCGACCCGGTGCGTCTTGCTCGTTTCATGCGTCCTGGCGGCACTGGACGCGCCACGGCCGAGGTCGATCCTCGTGTCGGCGGCCGATTCCGCATCGTTATGCACCATCCCAACGGTCCGCCGGACGGAACGGCGCACACTGGTGAGTATCTTGTAATCGACCGGCCGAAACGGCTCTCGTTCACGTGGCGCTCGATCCACACGGACGACCGCGCAACGACCGTCACGATCGACTTTCTGGACCGTGGCGGCGAAACCGAGGTCGTTCTCACTCACGCGCAGCTGCCGCCAAGGGAGATCGAGGGCCACCGCAAAGGCTGGAGCGATATCCTTGGCGCCCTTAACGCCTAGCCCCTAGCCCCTCTCATTGCCGGCAAGGGCCGTGCGGGTCGGCAGGCTTGGGCACGTCCAGCTTCGGTCTGGCGGGTGCATTCGCGAGCAGCATCGACGCGTCGTACACCATCCGTGACACGCGCGCCATGTCCGGATAATCGATGTACTGCGCTTCGTCCGTCACCTGGTGATAATCGAGATGCTCGCCGCGCGAGAGCGCGACCGCGGGAATCCCATAACGCGCGTAGCTGAAGTGATCGGCGCGGCAGTAGTACTGCAGCGGATGTCCCGGCTGGTCGTACTCGAGATTGAAGACGAAGGGCACCGGCTGATGCGCGTTAGCCGAGTCGAGCGCTTCGCCGAACTCGCGAGAAAGGCGCTTCGAGCCAACCGACTCGAGGTACGTCGGACTTCCCGCGC
The Gemmatimonadaceae bacterium genome window above contains:
- a CDS encoding metalloregulator ArsR/SmtB family transcription factor; translated protein: MPLDGNASLDHVYGAIADPTRRAILSLLARGDVTVGALAEQFPISLNGVSKHVKVLERAGLVDRRVDGREHWLTLNPAPLGNATRWLDRYRTFWQNRLAALEDLLVGESRKPRKRARRK
- a CDS encoding SRPBCC domain-containing protein; translated protein: MTQPPEPLVVRRTIPIPRDRVFDAWLDPVRLARFMRPGGTGRATAEVDPRVGGRFRIVMHHPNGPPDGTAHTGEYLVIDRPKRLSFTWRSIHTDDRATTVTIDFLDRGGETEVVLTHAQLPPREIEGHRKGWSDILGALNA